In the Aythya fuligula isolate bAytFul2 chromosome 29, bAytFul2.pri, whole genome shotgun sequence genome, CGGgcccggggggcggcggggccgtgacAGGCCGGgcccgcggccgccgcccccGCGCTACCTTCTTGTAGTTCTTGCCGAGCCACAGCCGCACGTTGTCGAACTGGCTGACGGTGTCCGAGGCCTCGTAGTACTTGACGTTGGGGCCGCCGTCCTTCTTCCGCACCGCCATCTTCCAGCGGGCcgggccgctccccgccgcgccgctccccgccgccacCACGGCCGCGCCGCGCCGGTAGCGCCGCCTGCTGGACGCAAAGTGCGTAGCGCTGCTGGGCGCAAAGTGCGTAGCTGCACTGCCGCCTGCTGGGCGTAAAGTGCGTAGCTGTGCTGCCGCCTGCTGGACGTAAAGTGCGTAGCGCTGCTGGGCGCAAACTGCGTAGCTGCACTGCCGCCTGCTGGGCGCAAAGTGCGTAGCTGTGCTGCCGCCTGCTGGGCGCAAAGTGCGTAGGGACGCACCACAGACTGCTGGACGTAAAGTGCGTAGCTGTACTGCCGCCAGATGGACGTAAAGTGCGTAGCTGTACCGCCGCCTGCTGGGCGTAAAGTGCGCAGCAGTGCTACCGCCTGCTGGGCGCAAAGTGCGTAGCACTGCTGGGCGGAAAGTGCGTAGCTGTACCGCCGCCTGCTGGGCGCAAAGTGCGTAGGGACGTACCACGGCCTGCTGGGCATAAAGTGCGTAGCACTGCTGGACGTAAAGTGCGTAGCTGTACCGCCGCCTGCCGGGCGCAAAGTGCGTAGCTGTACTGCCGCCTACTGGACGTAAAGTGCGCAGGGGACGTACCGCCGCCTGTTGGGCGCAAAGTGCGTAGGGGACGTACTGCCCCCTGCTGGACGTAAAGTGCGTAGTGACTGCACCGCCCCCTACCGGCCGCAAAGTGCGTAGCGCTGCACTGCCTCCTACCGGACGCAAAGTGCGTAGAGCCTGCGCTGTCCCTTGCTGGACGCAAAGTGCGTAGTGGCCGCCCGGAGCCCTACCGGCCGCAAAGTGCGCAGCCTTGCCCCGCCCCCTGCcggcgcggggccgccccgctcccccccctcccgctcccccccccccccgctccgcgccgccgCTGCCCGCTCGGTACCGGCGCGGCCGCGGCGCCCCCTGCAGGGCCGGGTCCCGGCTGCGCCCCCTGCGGGCCCACGGGGGACAAGGAGCGGGGacgggggaggcgggggggagAGCCCCGGGGCGGCGTGGGGCGGGGGGGATCGGGGgtcccggggccggggccggggccgggcggggccggTTGGCGGCTCCGGGCCGGGTCTAGGCGGAGGGAGGCGGAGGGAGGCGCGGGAGTCACGGTGGCCGAGTGGTTAAGGCGTTGGACTCGAAATCCAATGGGGTTTCCCCGCACAGGTTCGAATCCTGTCCGTGACGCGAGCGCTGCTTTTGCGGGGGGGCCGCGAGCCCCGCGCTCAACAGCaccggggggggctcggggacacccgggggggggctcccacCCCCCGCACCCCCTTTTTTTAACGGAGGGGGCAACGGCGCCGAGATCAgaccctggggggggggctggggggttaCCGGAGCCCagcacggggggggggcagcccccagacccccgGGGGTGCCGGggttggggcagggggagccccccccccccggtagGGGGCTGGGTGCGGAGTTTGGGACCCCCGGGAGCAGACGCAGACCCCGAGCCCACGGGTACAGCAACCAGAACGGCCTTTATTGGGGATggggcccggccctgccccccccccggcatgggaggagaaaggagtgTAAAAAACCAACGAAACGgatgcaaataaattaaattcccAACAAGTAAACGTAACCAGGGGCTGAGGGGCCCGTCCGCGGTacttcaaaaatgaaacaggagggggttggggggggtgggggtggggatacaaacaagaaaagggcgagaagtacaaaaaaaaatacagaaccaCAATCACGAGTGTCCGCAGACAAACACCAGCAACAGCGGAGGAAGCCGAGctgagcacccatgggtgggggcAGTGGGAGGGTGGGAGCCCCCCCGGGTGCCAGGGGGCTGCGGGATCACGGGGGggccaggctggaggagagctggaagggcagggccagggggggctgtggggggcaTGGGGGCAGCTCAGTCCATGCCCGGGGCAGGTtctcccctctctgcccctctccccGCCAGATTTGCCCCCCAGGTACGGCGtggtcgggggggggggcaggaggccaggccagcagcacagcaacagGGACACTTCTGAGCACGGAGGAAAAAATGCGGAGAGGGAGATGAAGCCCGAGGAGGATCGAGGCAGCGGCTACGTGAGAGCTGCCGCCGTCCACAGCACCACAGCCACGGCACACGGAGCCAGGGGGGCAATGTTCccaccccggggggggggcagcagttATTTGGGGGAGGTTGctccttctctcttccccccGAGAGCCACGAAATGGGGAACGCTGATCTGCAAGGGGCAAAGACGGATGGGCTGCACAGTGTGGTCGCTGCTGGGCCAAGTGTTTAAGTAGCATTTACCAGGGGCGTTTAATCATTTCGGCTGGGGAGCAAGAGGGTGGAGGGAGCGGTGCCCTAACAAACCGCGTCTGTGAGCGGGGGACCCCAGCGGCTGGGACCCGCTGCCCCCCAGTCTCTGCCTCGccaccttccccctcctctccctcggCAGCACGGAGCGTTTCTCTTCCCGAGTCCTTCAGATTTCCTCCACTCCGTGGGCGAAGATCATCACCAGTCCCGGCTCCAGCACCATGTCCTCGCCCATGTGCTGGTTCTCGCAGGCCATCACCACCACGGCCTGCTTGCCGGGGATGCGCTTGGCCACATAGTTCTCGTAGTAGCGCCGGTTCATCTGGCGCGTCTCCAGCGTGGCCAGGCCCTGCGGCCAGTTCCGCTCGTGGGCGTTCTCGATCAGCTCGTTGATGATGGACGTGGGGCAGCCGCTCTCCACCAGCGAGCGCTTGATGACAGCCTGCAGCACGGCGTCCGGCGTGGAGATCATGCCGCCCCACCGCGTCACCCGGGCGGGCTGCAGGGAGTTCACCCACCTGGGGACAGACGCGGGGACAAAGCGTCAGCGCCGCCGAAACCGAGGAGCTGCTCTGGCCCCGCTCTGCTCCGCGCTCAGGAGCCGGGTGGAGGGGGGTTGCCAGCTCCAATTCCCTCCGTTCTCACCCCAAAACAGGAGCCAGCTGCGGCATTCAGCTTTGTCGAGccctttctccctcccaggagggaggggaaggacgGCTCAGATAAGGAGTTGCTTCCTCCTGCCTTTCtcagaaggaggaaggaatcTGGCAGCTTCCTGCTCCTGGACAGGATGCAGGTGGCAGAATAAAAAAGGTCAGGACCCGATTGTGCAAACAGCTCCTGCACCGCTCCTCAGCACAAACACCCCAAAACTGCCCCTCGCCTCTGCGATGGGAGGGCACACGAAGAGTTTTCTTCCCTcacagcctcccctcccctggctGAGTCACAGCCAGCCCCCACCCGAGCCGCAGGAAGCAGCACTTACTCCAGGATTTCGTTGTATTCAATGGTCTCCTCCAGGTTCTGCAGGTTGGGGTTGACGCTGCGGATGGCTCGCATGTAGGCCTTGAGCAGCTGGATGTCCCGCTTCTGTGAGGGGAAGAACACAGCAGGGTTTGGGGCAGGCATCAGCGCTGCAGCTGGGgtcaggagagcagagcccagcactgcaggggGTTAAACTCGCCCCTGCCCCTCGGCTCAGCTCCCTCCCCGCAGCTGGAGGCTCTCAGCTCAGGCACGCTGTGCACAAACTGCTCGTGGTGGCACAAAATCACTTGTGGTGCACAAACTGCTGCCCACGTGGCTGAGCCTGACCCTTCCCGGGGGGACACGAGCACTTGGGTCCCACCTCGGGGCTGTCCCCGGCCCCCTCGGACCCACCTGCTCCGCCAGCTGGTGCTTGTGCTCTGCTGAGGTCTTCTCCAGCTCAGCGATCCtcgtctgctgctgctgcaccacgGACCTCAAATGCTTGATGCAGTTGTGGTTCGgcagctcatctttgggcattTCCAAGCTGCAGGGCGTTACAGAAAGGTGGAGGCCCCACGTTAGGGAAAGTTACTCACCAGAGCACTTGGCACAAGCACGTCACCAACTTCCAGAACGAATCCATCTCTGCAAACTCGTCAGGAGGCCCAGGAAGCCCGGGCAGGCAGGTTTAGGAGGGGAGGACCCCAGGAACAAACCTGCACCAGCCCAGCAGGCAGTGGGACTGCTCTCTCAGGTGACTGGGGTTTGGCAGCCATGGGCCTGACCCTGTCCAACTCCATCCTAGGAGATCCGATCGTCTCCGAGCCAGGAGGCAGCCACCACCCGGCTGGGTGCTTACAGCACGGGAGTGGGAAGGGTATCGGCACCGGGagcacagggcagagcagccACCCACTGCTCCCAGCTCTCAGAGACTCGtaggagggagcagagctgatGCTGGAGCTTGTCCCAGGCTGGAAAGGCCCTGGGCAGGTTTACAAAGGCTCCAGCACCCAGTTTCCAGAAGCCAACCAACACCCGAGCCCCGGCGACAAGCCGAAGAGCTGAGGACTTTGAACcagatttaaaaggaaacaggTTTGGCTCAAAATCCTTCTGCAGTGCCTCGGCCTtcgcagccctgctgcccccagggctcagtgagCACAGGGCAAAGGGGTGCGAAGAGCAGACCCAGGCTCCGTaaccctttttccttttcctttccttttcccaagGCTGTCACCGTCACTCTACCCTCCCCCTGTCCTCCTGCACGGGCCATACGGAGGGAAGAGACCGCAGCACCGCGCCGCACCAGCACCTCGAGGCCATCCTCACCCGCATCCCTGCTCGCAAGTCACCGGGCGCTTTGGATTGTGCTCGCAGTCGTTGAGGTGAGACATCAGGTTGTCGAGCCGCACCACGGCCGTGCAGCCGAAAACAGCGTTGTCACAAGTGATCTGCAGCTTCGAGAGCATGTTCCGCATGATCCGCGGGACGGGGCGGAGGTGGGCGACCGTCACCACGCTGCGGTCCACGGGGCACGTCTGCTGCTGGGAGAACCACTGGGTGATGCAGGCATTGCAGAAGGCGTGCTCGCAGTGAGGAGCCTGCcgggagaggagcagaggagagcCCCGCGTCACTCAGACCTGGAGAAACGGGGGGCACAGCCCAGGAATTTGCTGCCTTCAAGGCTGCTCAGGAGCGAGTCCTGAGCCCAGCTACAGAGGCAGcccctgcacagctccaggagGCCGGTGCCCAACCGAGAGGCTGCTCGGTGTGTGTGAGAAAAGCCTGGGAACAGGGAGATTTAGGCAGCACGTTCtcaaaagaagatttaaataaatctgGTTAAGCCAGGACTTTCCCTCCTGCGCGCCGGCCTGTGATCGTGTTCACATGCtgacactcttttttttttttttttttaatttttatttaaatcaaagctTGTTCTGACACCACAGATCCCCATGGCTGGAAGGTGCCAGCACCACTTCAGCTCCGACAGGTCGCGGCTCTGCGCGCTCCAGCCAGTGGGCACAGCTCGAGCCTCGCCGCGCAGCCCTCGGCCTCGCCGGGATCCCCGCGGCACAGCCCTGCACGAGTCACAGCTTCTGCGATTTGGGTCATTAGTGAGTCACGAAGCTGCAGCAAGCACGAGTTTCAGATCAGATTAGTCCTATTTGAATCCTTTTTACTTCTAATGAGGCTGGATTCATGCAGAGGGTGCCAAGCTGCTCGACACGGCCacggctctgctgctgcaggaacgCCTCTGGCAGAAAACGGAGCctgaagggcagggcaggggccggggcacTGAGTCCACGCAGAAGGCAGCTCCGCTCGGCCAGCGGCACCAGGGCTGTGCAGGCTGAgccatcccttccttccccttctcatGCCTCCTTGCTCAGCATCCCCTGAACACAGCACCGGGTGCGTTTCCCCAGCACTCACACAACCTCAGGCTTTTGGCCCCGCTGCTGCTTCCTTACCCGTGCTGCTACCAGGACAGTGAAGGACCCACGGAGCTCAGCGGACGCTGTGCGTGGTGCCgtccgtgtgtgtgtgcatcgAGACTTCCAGAAGCCTGGGGCTGCAATCGGAGGCTTTTCAGCAGCCACTGTCCGTGCAGAGATGTACACCTACCTGAACTGGCTCCTCCAGGACCCCGCTGCAGATGGGGCATATAAGGTCTTCATCAACATCCCCCTGGAACCGTGCTACATCATACCCCATTGCTCATCACCGATGCCAGAACCCTGCAGGGGGAAGAAGAATACAGTGGGTTAGGAGCTCACAACGTGCCCAAATCCCTGCCTTCTGCACCCAGCGCCGCAGACCTGGGCATggcaggagcccccagccccgttgTGCTGCGCTGAACGCCCGTTCCGACGCGCTGCTGGGGCTACATCTCCCCCCACACCTTATTTCTGAGCCCgctgcagctttcctgctgcttgtgctTCGTTTTGCACAGCCCTGCTCGGTGCAcagaggggaaggcagcagcgaggcagcacggggacagccctgcaggctgggcaTGGCGCTGGGCTGTCCCGGGTGGCAGAGGAACCGTGGGGAcgggggcactgctggcaccCGGCTGCCTGGTGACCTCAGCTGGGAGCCCCCCGCCCCACCACAGAGCTTTTGGGGGCACGCAGCAATGGGACCAGCAatgggagcagccccacagccccatcccggccccacagccccatcctGGCCCTGTTCTTTGCCCCCTCGTGCTGCCACGGAGCGACCTTGAGCTCTGCCCCACACACCGGCAGTTACGGCTCCTCTGCAGCTCATCCTCAGGGCCCCAcagctcccctccctcccctccctcccctcccgtcccACCGACATCAAAGGCGGCAGAAAACGGTCGCGGCCACGCAGAGCCACAGCTCCACGTCCCCACCCCAGCACAAAGGAGCCGCCAGCCAGGTGCACGGGGGGGACCGAGGAGGCTCCGAGGCTCTGCAGCCACCACGGCAGCGCCGCCGGCAGGAGCTCAGCGCGCTGGGGACCCCACCAGACCCCAGCCGAGGGGCTCAGGCGATGCCAcggccctggggagctgctgggaggtgctgggggactGGAAGAGGGAGGACACGAAAAGGGGGGGGCACAGGTAATGGTCAGCCCTTGGGACCCCCCCCAGACATAAGGCGACAGAGCGGGGGCTTTAATCACCTCGCAGGGAGTCGGGGAGGCAGGTGAATTACCTGAATCAGGGAAGTCAGCCCCACGTGTGAGGGATTTTGCCCTTCCCCAGAGCGAGCACAGACAAAAGGCTCCTTTGAGAGGCTGGGGTGGGGAAGCCCCGGGGCAGTTTGCAGATAACAGGATCAACGGCTGCGGGCGGGAGGGAGAGCGGGTCCTGAGGAGAGGATCGGCTGCTCCTCAACCTTCCCACGCCCCTGGGGGGGTGGATGCTGCTCCCCCCAGGAAAGGAGGGACCCAAATTCCTCCCCTCTCTTGGCGAGCTGCTCGCACTGCTCGTCCCAGCGCCTCCGACACCTCCACGTGGGGTCAGAACCAAGTGGAAGGGCAGGTGGATGTGGAgggcccagcacagctccccgcTGAGCCACCGCACCCCGCAAcctgctgccccccaccccaccaccaccacccatgggggggggcacacagtgcagctggggctgctccacaGAACCCCAAAttttagggattggaagggatcttgGAGAACCCAGCCCAatccccctgctggagcaggaacaccaggatcaggtcacacaggaacGCATCCGGGGGGGGTTGGGATGTCTGCAGaaccccctgggcagcccgtcccCTGCTCTGCCACCCCCACCGTGAACAAGTTTTGTCCCACATTTAGGTGGAACCTCAGGGCacagcagagggggaggagaagcagccaaCCCCCCTGATGGAgagcctccagcccctgcagctcagcGCTCAGGCTCCACGCTCCAGGGTCACCACGGCTCTGAACCCCCCGGAGCTCCACGAGGGGCCGTGCAGGGTCCAGGTGCCCACGGGGAGCTGCACGAGACCCTCACCAGCACGGCCACCACTGTCCCCAAGCATCCTCAGGGCCGTGCTTTCTTCAGCTCCAGCCTCCAGGCCTCTGATGCCCAGCCTCAGAAAGCTGGGCAGGATGCGGCCGCCTTCACATCCACTCgggaagaggagcagagggcGAAACGCGGCCTCCTGAGATCCAGCCCTGCCATCTGCCAGACAGAAGCCCCAGCAAACCTTCCTCCAGCACGACGTTGGCACCTGCCTGAGCCTGGGAGCCTCCGAATTCTTCTCGTGCCTTGCCCCAGCGCTCCCCCTCCTGTGGGCTCGGCAAGGAGCGCAGGAGAGCTGGAAACATCAGCGAGGCTCGAgcaaggaggagctggaagcccgGGCTCCTCCTGCTAGACCCAGAGGTGAGGCAGGGACCTGACCCCGGGCCATGGACTCATCCTTCCTGGGCTCAGCAACCTGCAGGACGGCCCCGGAGAAGGCAGCGGGTGGCTACCACCATGAGCAAGCCCGGCTTGCGCGGAGCTGCTCAGCACGAAGGATGATTCACGGGCTGCAGGGACCAGCACAAGGAGCTTCGGCACCTCTCCGCGAAGGGCCAACGC is a window encoding:
- the RNF41 gene encoding E3 ubiquitin-protein ligase NRDP1, yielding MGYDVARFQGDVDEDLICPICSGVLEEPVQAPHCEHAFCNACITQWFSQQQTCPVDRSVVTVAHLRPVPRIMRNMLSKLQITCDNAVFGCTAVVRLDNLMSHLNDCEHNPKRPVTCEQGCGLEMPKDELPNHNCIKHLRSVVQQQQTRIAELEKTSAEHKHQLAEQKRDIQLLKAYMRAIRSVNPNLQNLEETIEYNEILEWVNSLQPARVTRWGGMISTPDAVLQAVIKRSLVESGCPTSIINELIENAHERNWPQGLATLETRQMNRRYYENYVAKRIPGKQAVVVMACENQHMGEDMVLEPGLVMIFAHGVEEI